From a region of the Enterobacter cancerogenus genome:
- the dmsA gene encoding dimethylsulfoxide reductase subunit A has product MKIKAPDALMAAEVTRRGLMKTTAIGGLAVASSAFTLPFSRLASAADALSPSAAQEKVVWSACTVNCGSRCPLRMHVVDGEIKYVETDNTGDDNYEGLHQVRACLRGRSMRRRVYNPDRLKYPMKRVGKRGEGKFERISWDEAYDIIATTMQRLIKDYGNESIYLNYGTGTLGGTMTRSWPPGKTLIARLMNCCGGYLNHYGDYSSAQIAAGLNYTYGGWADGNSPSDIENSKLVVLFGNNPGETRMSGGGVTYYLEQARAKSNARMIIIDPRYTDTGAGREDEWIPIRPGTDAALVNALAWVMITENLVDQPFLDKYCVGYDEKTLPASAPANGHYKAYILGQGSDGVAKTPEWASTITGIPAERIVQLAREIGSAKPAYISQGWGPQRHANGEIATRAISMLSILTGNVGIHGGNSGAREGSYEVPFERMPTLDNPVQTSISMFMWTDAIERGPEMTALRDGVRGKDKLDVPIKMIWNYAGNCLINQHSEINRTHEILQDDKKCEMIVVIDCHMTSSAKYADILLPDCTASEQMDFALDASCGNMSYVIFTDQAIKPRFECKTIYEMTTGLAKRLGVEQQFTEGRTQEGWMRHLHELSRQAIPDLPDFDTFRKQGMYKQRDPEGHHVAYKAFREDPQANPLTTPSGKIEIYSEELAKIASTWELPDGDVIDPLPVYTPGFENYNDPLTAKFPLQLTGFHYKARVHSTYGNVDVLKAACRQEMWINPMDAKARGISNGDRVRIFNGRGEVHIEAKVTPRMMPGVVALGEGAWYSPDANRIDQAGSINVLTTQRPSPLAKGNPSHTNLVQVEKV; this is encoded by the coding sequence ATGAAAATCAAAGCGCCTGATGCATTAATGGCTGCCGAGGTCACTCGCCGTGGGTTAATGAAAACCACGGCAATAGGCGGCCTGGCCGTTGCCAGCAGCGCCTTCACGCTCCCTTTTTCTCGTCTGGCTTCGGCGGCGGATGCACTGTCTCCGTCTGCTGCCCAGGAAAAAGTGGTGTGGAGCGCCTGTACCGTGAACTGCGGAAGCCGCTGTCCACTGCGTATGCATGTGGTGGACGGTGAAATCAAATATGTCGAAACCGATAACACCGGGGATGACAACTACGAAGGGCTACACCAGGTCCGTGCCTGCCTGCGCGGGCGCTCGATGCGCCGTCGGGTCTATAACCCGGATCGTCTGAAGTATCCGATGAAGCGCGTAGGCAAGCGCGGGGAAGGTAAGTTCGAGCGCATCAGCTGGGACGAAGCCTACGACATCATCGCGACCACGATGCAGCGGTTGATTAAAGACTACGGCAACGAGTCCATCTACCTGAACTACGGTACGGGCACGCTGGGCGGCACCATGACCCGTTCATGGCCACCTGGAAAAACGCTTATCGCCCGCCTGATGAACTGCTGTGGCGGTTATCTTAACCATTACGGCGACTACTCTTCAGCGCAGATCGCTGCGGGGCTTAACTACACCTACGGCGGCTGGGCCGACGGCAACAGCCCGTCCGATATCGAAAACAGCAAGCTGGTGGTGCTGTTCGGTAATAACCCCGGCGAGACGCGCATGAGCGGCGGTGGGGTAACCTACTATCTTGAGCAGGCGCGCGCCAAATCAAACGCCCGAATGATCATTATCGATCCGCGCTACACCGATACCGGGGCAGGGCGAGAAGATGAATGGATCCCGATTCGTCCTGGCACCGATGCGGCACTGGTCAACGCCCTGGCGTGGGTGATGATCACCGAAAATCTGGTCGATCAGCCTTTCCTCGATAAATACTGCGTCGGCTACGATGAGAAAACCTTGCCTGCCAGCGCCCCGGCCAACGGTCACTATAAAGCCTATATTCTCGGCCAGGGCAGCGACGGCGTGGCGAAAACGCCGGAGTGGGCTTCCACCATCACTGGTATTCCGGCTGAGCGCATTGTTCAACTGGCGCGCGAAATCGGCTCGGCGAAACCGGCTTATATCAGCCAGGGCTGGGGGCCGCAGCGTCACGCCAACGGTGAAATCGCCACCCGCGCGATCTCTATGCTGTCGATTCTGACGGGTAACGTCGGCATTCACGGCGGTAACTCCGGCGCGCGTGAAGGCTCTTATGAAGTGCCGTTTGAACGTATGCCCACGCTGGACAACCCGGTACAGACCAGTATCTCCATGTTTATGTGGACCGATGCCATTGAGCGTGGCCCGGAAATGACCGCCCTGCGCGACGGTGTGCGGGGCAAAGACAAGCTGGACGTGCCGATCAAGATGATCTGGAACTACGCCGGAAACTGTCTGATCAACCAGCACTCTGAGATCAACCGCACGCACGAGATCCTGCAGGACGACAAGAAGTGCGAAATGATTGTGGTGATCGACTGCCACATGACCTCGTCGGCGAAATATGCCGACATTCTGCTGCCGGACTGCACCGCCTCCGAGCAGATGGACTTCGCGCTGGACGCCTCATGCGGCAACATGTCCTACGTGATCTTCACCGACCAGGCCATCAAGCCGCGCTTCGAGTGCAAAACCATCTATGAGATGACTACCGGGCTGGCGAAACGTCTGGGCGTGGAGCAGCAGTTTACCGAAGGGCGTACTCAGGAAGGGTGGATGCGCCACCTGCATGAACTGTCCCGCCAGGCCATCCCGGACCTGCCTGACTTCGACACCTTCCGCAAGCAGGGGATGTACAAGCAGCGCGACCCGGAAGGGCACCATGTGGCTTACAAAGCCTTCCGTGAAGATCCGCAGGCGAATCCGCTGACCACGCCGTCGGGCAAAATTGAAATTTACTCTGAAGAACTGGCCAAAATTGCCTCTACCTGGGAGTTGCCGGACGGGGATGTTATCGATCCGCTGCCTGTCTATACGCCTGGATTCGAAAATTATAACGATCCGCTGACGGCGAAATTCCCGCTGCAGCTGACAGGCTTCCATTACAAAGCCCGCGTTCACTCCACCTATGGCAACGTTGACGTTCTGAAAGCCGCCTGCCGTCAGGAGATGTGGATCAACCCGATGGATGCTAAAGCGCGTGGCATCAGCAACGGCGACCGCGTGCGCATCTTCAATGGCCGCGGTGAGGTGCACATTGAGGCCAAAGTCACACCGCGCATGATGCCTGGCGTTGTCGCGCTGGGGGAAGGGGCCTGGTATAGCCCGGATGCAAACCGCATCGACCAGGCAGGCAGTATTAACGTACTGACCACGCAGCGCCCGTCGCCGCTGGCGAAAGGCAACCCGTCCCACACGAACCTTGTTCAGGTTGAAAAGGTGTAA
- the serS gene encoding serine--tRNA ligase, translated as MLDPNLLRNEPDAVAEKLARRGFKLDVDKLRALEERRKVLQVQTENLQAERNSRSKSIGQAKARGEDIEPLRLEVNKLGEELDQAKAELDVLLAEIRDIALAIPNIPDDSVPVGKDENDNVEVKRWGTPREFDFEVRDHVTLGEMHAGLDFAAAVKLTGSRFVVMKGQIAHLHRALAQFMLDLHTEQHGYSETYVPYLVNHDTLYGTGQLPKFAGDLFHTRPLDEEADSSNYALIPTAEVPLTNLVRDEIIDEDDLPIKLTAHSPCFRSEAGSYGRDTRGLIRMHQFDKVEMVQIVRPEDSMDALEEMTGHAEKVLELLGLPYRRMALCTGDMGFGACKTFDLEVWVPAQNTYREISSCSNVWDFQARRMQARCRNKSDKKTRLVHTLNGSGLAVGRTLVAVLENYQQADGRIEIPEVLRPYMKGQQFIG; from the coding sequence ATGCTCGATCCCAATCTGCTGCGTAATGAGCCAGACGCAGTCGCTGAAAAACTGGCACGCCGGGGCTTTAAGCTGGATGTAGATAAGCTGCGCGCTCTTGAAGAGCGTCGTAAAGTTCTGCAGGTACAAACTGAAAATCTGCAGGCAGAGCGTAATTCTCGATCGAAATCCATCGGCCAGGCGAAAGCGCGCGGGGAAGACATTGAGCCATTACGCCTGGAAGTGAACAAACTGGGTGAAGAACTGGATCAGGCGAAAGCCGAACTTGACGTTCTTCTGGCCGAAATTCGCGATATTGCGCTGGCGATCCCGAACATTCCTGACGACAGCGTGCCTGTGGGTAAAGACGAAAACGACAACGTTGAAGTGAAACGCTGGGGTACGCCTCGCGAGTTCGACTTCGAGGTTCGCGATCACGTTACGCTGGGCGAAATGCACGCGGGGCTGGACTTTGCGGCCGCGGTTAAGCTGACCGGCTCACGCTTTGTGGTGATGAAAGGCCAGATTGCCCATCTGCACCGCGCGCTGGCGCAGTTCATGCTGGATCTGCACACTGAACAGCACGGCTACAGTGAAACCTACGTCCCGTATCTGGTTAACCACGATACGCTGTACGGTACGGGCCAGCTGCCGAAATTTGCCGGCGATCTGTTCCATACCCGTCCGCTGGACGAAGAAGCGGACAGCAGCAACTACGCGCTGATCCCGACGGCGGAAGTGCCGCTGACCAACCTGGTACGCGATGAGATCATCGACGAAGACGATCTGCCGATCAAACTGACCGCGCACTCTCCGTGCTTCCGTTCTGAAGCGGGTTCTTACGGTCGCGATACCCGCGGCCTGATCCGTATGCACCAGTTCGATAAAGTCGAGATGGTGCAGATCGTGCGTCCGGAAGACTCCATGGATGCGCTGGAAGAGATGACCGGTCACGCGGAGAAAGTGCTGGAGCTGCTCGGCCTGCCGTACCGCCGTATGGCGCTCTGCACGGGCGACATGGGCTTTGGTGCCTGCAAAACCTTCGACCTTGAAGTCTGGGTGCCTGCGCAGAACACCTATCGTGAAATCTCCTCCTGCTCTAACGTCTGGGATTTCCAGGCGCGCCGTATGCAGGCACGTTGCCGCAACAAATCCGACAAGAAAACCCGTCTGGTTCATACCCTGAACGGTTCGGGTCTGGCTGTAGGCCGTACGCTGGTTGCCGTCCTGGAAAACTACCAGCAGGCGGACGGTCGTATTGAGATCCCGGAAGTGCTGCGCCCGTATATGAAAGGCCAGCAGTTCATCGGCTAA
- the rarA gene encoding replication-associated recombination protein RarA, producing MGNLSLDFSDNAFQPLAARMRPENLAQYIGQQHLLAAGKPLPRAIEAGHLHSMILWGPPGTGKTTLAEVIARYANADVERISAVTSGVKEIREAIERARQNRNAGRRTILFVDEVHRFNKSQQDAFLPHIEDGTIFFIGATTENPSFELNSALLSRARVYLLKSLTTEDIEHVLTQAMSDKARGYGGQDIVLPDETRLAIAQLVNGDARRALNTLEMMADMAEVDDAGKRVLKPELLTEIAGERSARFDNKGDRFYDLISALHKSVRGSAPDAALYWYARIITAGGDPLYVARRCLAIASEDVGNADPRAMQVALSAWDCFTRVGPAEGERAIAQAIVYLACAPKSNAVYTAFKAAMADARERPDYDVPVHLRNAPTKLMKEMGYGQAYRYAHDEPNAYAAGEEYFPQEMAQTRYYQPTNRGLEGKIGEKLAWLAGQDQNSPIKRYR from the coding sequence GTGGGCAACCTGTCGCTCGATTTTTCAGATAACGCGTTTCAACCTCTGGCCGCGCGTATGCGGCCAGAAAATTTAGCGCAGTACATCGGCCAGCAGCATCTGCTGGCTGCGGGAAAACCCTTGCCGCGCGCCATTGAGGCCGGGCATCTGCACTCCATGATCCTCTGGGGGCCGCCGGGAACCGGTAAAACCACCCTCGCAGAAGTGATTGCCCGCTACGCTAACGCGGACGTTGAACGTATCTCCGCCGTCACCTCCGGCGTGAAGGAGATCCGCGAGGCTATCGAACGCGCGCGACAGAATCGCAACGCCGGGCGGCGTACCATTCTTTTTGTCGACGAAGTCCATCGCTTCAACAAAAGCCAGCAGGATGCTTTCCTGCCGCACATTGAAGATGGCACCATCTTCTTCATTGGTGCGACCACCGAAAACCCGTCGTTTGAACTCAATTCAGCGCTGCTTTCCCGGGCGCGTGTCTATCTGCTTAAATCGCTGACGACCGAGGATATTGAGCACGTCCTGACGCAGGCCATGAGCGATAAAGCGCGCGGCTACGGCGGACAGGATATCGTTCTGCCTGACGAAACGCGTCTGGCGATAGCGCAGCTGGTGAACGGCGATGCGCGGCGGGCACTCAATACGCTGGAAATGATGGCCGATATGGCCGAAGTTGACGATGCCGGCAAGCGCGTGCTGAAACCCGAACTGCTCACTGAAATTGCGGGTGAGCGCAGCGCGCGGTTCGATAATAAAGGCGATCGTTTTTACGATCTTATCTCGGCGCTGCATAAATCCGTGCGCGGCAGCGCGCCGGATGCGGCGCTGTACTGGTATGCGCGCATTATCACCGCCGGTGGCGATCCGCTGTACGTGGCGCGTCGCTGCCTGGCCATTGCCTCGGAAGATGTCGGCAATGCCGATCCGCGTGCGATGCAGGTGGCGCTCTCCGCCTGGGATTGTTTCACCCGCGTCGGGCCTGCTGAAGGCGAGCGCGCCATTGCCCAGGCGATTGTTTATCTTGCCTGTGCCCCGAAAAGCAACGCCGTCTATACCGCCTTTAAAGCGGCTATGGCCGACGCGCGCGAGCGCCCGGATTACGATGTCCCGGTTCATCTGCGCAACGCCCCGACCAAACTGATGAAAGAGATGGGTTACGGGCAGGCGTACCGCTACGCCCATGATGAACCCAACGCCTATGCTGCCGGAGAGGAGTATTTTCCGCAGGAGATGGCACAAACTCGCTACTATCAGCCGACAAACAGAGGTCTTGAGGGCAAGATTGGCGAAAAGCTCGCCTGGCTTGCCGGACAGGATCAAAATAGCCCTATAAAACGCTACCGTTAG
- the lolA gene encoding outer membrane lipoprotein chaperone LolA, translating to MKKIAIACALLTSFVASSVWADAASDLKSRLDKVSSFHASFTQKVTDGSGNAVQEGQGDLWVKRPNLFNWHMTQPDESILVSDGKTLWFYNPFVEQATATWLKDATGNTPFMLIARNQASDWQQYNIKQTGDEFVLTPKGNNGNLKQFTINVSSNGTINQFGAVEQDDQRSSYQLKSQQNGAVDASKFTFTPPQGVTVDDQRK from the coding sequence ATGAAAAAAATCGCAATCGCCTGTGCATTACTTACCAGTTTTGTTGCCAGCAGCGTCTGGGCTGATGCCGCCAGCGACCTTAAAAGCCGCCTGGATAAAGTGAGCAGCTTCCACGCCAGCTTTACCCAAAAAGTCACAGACGGCAGCGGCAACGCGGTGCAGGAAGGCCAGGGAGATTTATGGGTAAAACGCCCTAATCTGTTCAACTGGCATATGACACAGCCGGATGAAAGCATCCTTGTGTCTGACGGCAAAACGCTGTGGTTCTATAACCCGTTTGTTGAGCAGGCTACCGCGACCTGGCTGAAAGACGCCACGGGCAACACGCCGTTCATGTTGATTGCCCGTAACCAGGCCAGCGACTGGCAGCAGTACAATATCAAGCAGACCGGTGACGAGTTTGTTCTGACGCCAAAAGGCAACAACGGTAACCTGAAACAGTTCACCATCAACGTGAGCAGCAACGGGACCATTAATCAGTTCGGTGCAGTTGAGCAAGACGATCAGCGCAGCAGTTATCAGCTCAAATCACAGCAAAACGGCGCTGTCGATGCATCGAAATTCACCTTTACCCCGCCGCAGGGCGTAACGGTGGACGACCAACGTAAGTAA
- the ftsK gene encoding DNA translocase FtsK has product MSQEYTEDKEVTLSKLSSGRRLLEALLIVIALFAVWLMAALLSFNPSDPSWSQTAWHEPIHNLGGVPGAWLADTLFFIFGVMAYTIPVIIIGGCWFAWRHRQNDDYIDYFAVSLRLIGALALILTSCGLAAINADDIWYFASGGVIGSLLSSALQPMLHSSGGTLALLCIWAAGLTLFTGWSWVSIAEKIGSFILTVLTFASNRTRRDDTWVDEDEYEDDYEDDDAPVERRESRRARILRGALARRQRVAEKFANPLGRKTDAALFSGKRMDEEDRVEYRAGGSAVDPDDVLFSGHRATPDDYDEYDPLMSGHSVTEPVAAAAAATTAAQAYAAPADAVMPSAAVPAPDSVIQQPQVAWQTAPGVHTPEPTIAPEPESYVPVQQEPWQQPYQPEPAYAPQEYPHYEQPVAQPYHEPVYEPVEPAQPYAAPEPVESVQPYVAPAPEPEPVEEAKPSRPPMYYFEEVEERRAREREQLAAWYQPVPEPAQPTSSPAPSVSVPPVDPTPAVAPVAESVKQATAAAAAAAPVFGLAGGAPRPQVKEGIGPQLPRPNRVRVPTRRELASYGIKLPSQRMAEEKAREADYEDDGDELHQDELARQFAAQQNQRYGDEYQHDVQTAEDDDDAAEAELARQFAATQQQRYSGEQPSGANPFSLSDFEFSPMIDLVDDGPSEPLFTPSVMPEAEPVRQQPAPQAYSQPQQPAPQTYAQPQQPAPQAYAQPQQPAPQAYAQPQQPAPQAYAQPQQPAPQPYAQPQPQQPQFQQPPAQPQESLIHPLLMRNGDSRPLQRPSTPLPSLDLLTPPPAEVEPVDTFALEQMARLVEARLADFRIKADVVNYSPGPVITRFELNLAPGVKAARISNLSRDLARSLSTVAVRVVEVIPGKPYVGLELPNKKRQTVYLREVLDNTKFRDNPSPLTVVLGKDIAGDPVVADLAKMPHLLVAGTTGSGKSVGVNAMILSMLYKAQPEDVRFIMIDPKMLELSVYEGIPHLLTEVVTDMKDAANALRWSVNEMERRYKLMSALGVRNLAGYNEKIAEAARMGRPIPDPYWKPGDSMDAQHPVLEKLPYIVVLVDEFADLMMTVGKKVEELIARLAQKARAAGIHLVLATQRPSVDVITGLIKANIPTRIAFTVSSKIDSRTILDQGGAESLLGMGDMLYSGPNSTSPVRVHGAFVRDQEVHAVVQDWKARGRPQYVDGITNDTESEGGGGGFDGGEELDPLFDQAVNFVTEKRKASISGVQRQFRIGYNRAARIIEQMEAQGIVSEQGHNGNREVLAPPPFE; this is encoded by the coding sequence TTGAGCCAGGAATACACTGAAGACAAAGAAGTCACACTATCGAAGCTAAGCAGCGGACGTCGTCTCCTTGAGGCGTTACTGATTGTTATTGCCCTTTTTGCCGTCTGGCTGATGGCAGCGTTACTGAGTTTCAATCCTTCCGATCCCAGCTGGTCGCAAACCGCCTGGCATGAGCCTATCCATAATTTAGGCGGCGTTCCCGGTGCCTGGCTTGCTGACACGCTCTTTTTCATTTTCGGTGTGATGGCGTACACCATTCCCGTCATTATTATTGGCGGATGCTGGTTTGCCTGGCGTCACCGTCAGAACGACGACTACATCGACTATTTTGCGGTTTCACTGCGCCTGATAGGGGCGCTGGCGCTGATCCTGACCTCCTGTGGCCTGGCGGCCATTAACGCCGATGATATCTGGTACTTTGCTTCCGGCGGGGTGATTGGCAGCCTGTTAAGCTCCGCCTTGCAACCGATGCTTCACAGCAGCGGCGGCACGCTGGCGTTGCTTTGCATCTGGGCCGCCGGTTTGACGCTGTTCACCGGCTGGTCGTGGGTGAGCATCGCCGAGAAGATTGGCAGCTTTATCCTGACGGTTCTCACTTTTGCCAGCAACCGCACCCGCCGCGATGATACGTGGGTCGATGAAGACGAATATGAAGATGACTATGAGGATGACGATGCACCCGTTGAGCGTCGTGAATCCCGCCGTGCGCGCATTCTGCGCGGTGCGCTGGCGCGTCGTCAGCGCGTAGCGGAAAAATTTGCCAACCCGCTTGGCCGTAAAACGGATGCGGCGCTTTTCTCCGGCAAACGTATGGATGAAGAGGATCGGGTTGAGTACCGCGCCGGGGGCAGCGCCGTTGACCCGGATGACGTTCTTTTCTCAGGGCATCGCGCAACGCCAGACGATTATGACGAGTACGATCCGCTAATGAGCGGTCACTCTGTCACGGAGCCGGTTGCCGCTGCTGCCGCGGCGACAACCGCTGCGCAGGCTTATGCTGCACCGGCTGATGCAGTCATGCCGTCCGCGGCTGTACCCGCGCCGGATTCTGTGATTCAGCAGCCGCAGGTTGCCTGGCAAACCGCGCCGGGTGTCCACACGCCTGAACCGACTATTGCGCCGGAGCCGGAAAGCTATGTGCCCGTGCAGCAGGAGCCGTGGCAGCAGCCTTATCAGCCAGAGCCTGCTTACGCACCGCAAGAGTATCCGCACTACGAGCAGCCGGTGGCCCAGCCGTATCATGAACCTGTGTATGAGCCGGTGGAACCTGCCCAGCCGTATGCTGCGCCTGAGCCGGTTGAATCCGTGCAGCCGTATGTCGCTCCTGCGCCAGAACCGGAACCAGTAGAAGAGGCGAAACCGTCTCGTCCGCCAATGTATTACTTTGAAGAGGTTGAAGAGCGCCGCGCCCGCGAACGCGAGCAGCTGGCGGCCTGGTATCAACCTGTGCCGGAACCGGCGCAGCCAACGTCATCACCTGCACCGTCTGTTTCCGTACCACCGGTCGACCCAACGCCAGCCGTTGCGCCAGTGGCTGAAAGCGTTAAACAGGCGACGGCTGCCGCCGCCGCAGCGGCACCGGTATTTGGCCTGGCCGGAGGCGCACCGCGTCCCCAGGTAAAAGAAGGCATTGGCCCACAGCTGCCTCGCCCTAACCGCGTGCGCGTACCTACTCGCCGCGAGCTGGCCTCCTACGGTATCAAGCTGCCTTCTCAGCGCATGGCGGAAGAGAAAGCGCGCGAGGCTGACTACGAAGATGATGGCGATGAGCTGCATCAGGATGAGCTGGCTCGCCAGTTCGCCGCACAGCAGAATCAGCGTTACGGTGATGAGTATCAGCACGATGTGCAGACTGCCGAAGACGATGACGATGCCGCAGAGGCAGAATTAGCACGTCAGTTTGCGGCCACGCAGCAGCAGCGCTACTCCGGTGAGCAGCCTTCTGGCGCAAATCCGTTCTCGCTGTCGGATTTCGAATTCTCGCCGATGATAGATCTGGTGGATGATGGCCCGAGCGAACCGCTGTTTACGCCGAGCGTCATGCCGGAAGCGGAACCCGTTCGTCAGCAACCGGCTCCACAGGCTTATTCGCAGCCGCAGCAGCCGGCTCCGCAGACTTATGCCCAGCCGCAGCAGCCGGCTCCGCAGGCTTATGCGCAGCCGCAGCAACCGGCTCCACAGGCTTATGCGCAGCCGCAACAGCCGGCCCCACAGGCTTATGCACAGCCGCAGCAACCGGCTCCACAGCCGTATGCACAACCGCAACCGCAGCAGCCGCAGTTCCAGCAGCCACCGGCACAGCCGCAGGAGAGCCTTATTCATCCGCTGCTGATGCGTAACGGCGACAGCCGTCCGCTGCAGCGTCCGAGCACGCCGCTGCCGTCTCTGGATCTGTTAACGCCGCCACCGGCAGAAGTCGAGCCAGTCGATACTTTTGCGCTGGAGCAGATGGCCCGTCTGGTGGAAGCTCGCCTCGCGGACTTCCGCATCAAGGCCGATGTGGTGAACTACTCACCGGGTCCGGTGATCACCCGCTTCGAGCTGAATCTGGCCCCGGGCGTTAAGGCGGCACGGATTTCAAACCTGTCCCGTGACCTGGCGCGTTCGCTGTCGACGGTTGCGGTGCGTGTGGTTGAAGTGATCCCAGGCAAGCCGTACGTCGGGCTTGAACTGCCGAATAAAAAGCGCCAGACCGTTTACCTGCGCGAAGTGCTGGATAACACCAAGTTCCGTGACAACCCATCCCCGCTGACCGTGGTGCTGGGCAAAGATATCGCGGGCGACCCGGTGGTCGCCGATCTGGCGAAAATGCCGCACCTGCTGGTAGCGGGTACCACTGGTTCCGGTAAATCCGTCGGTGTGAACGCCATGATCCTGAGCATGCTTTACAAAGCACAGCCGGAAGACGTGCGCTTCATTATGATCGACCCGAAAATGCTGGAACTCTCCGTCTACGAAGGTATTCCGCATCTGCTGACCGAAGTTGTGACCGACATGAAAGATGCTGCTAACGCGCTGCGCTGGAGCGTCAATGAGATGGAACGTCGCTACAAACTGATGTCGGCGCTGGGCGTGCGTAATCTGGCGGGCTATAACGAGAAAATCGCCGAGGCGGCACGCATGGGCCGCCCGATCCCGGATCCTTACTGGAAGCCGGGCGACAGCATGGATGCGCAGCATCCTGTACTGGAAAAACTGCCTTACATCGTGGTGCTGGTGGACGAGTTCGCCGATCTGATGATGACCGTGGGTAAGAAAGTCGAAGAGCTGATTGCTCGCCTGGCGCAGAAAGCGCGTGCGGCCGGTATTCACCTCGTTCTGGCGACCCAGCGTCCGTCCGTTGACGTTATTACCGGGCTTATCAAAGCGAACATCCCGACCCGTATTGCGTTTACCGTCTCCAGTAAAATTGACTCGCGTACCATCCTCGATCAGGGCGGCGCAGAGTCATTGCTGGGTATGGGTGACATGCTGTACTCCGGCCCGAACTCGACGTCTCCGGTGCGCGTACACGGCGCATTTGTCCGCGATCAGGAAGTGCACGCGGTTGTTCAGGACTGGAAGGCCCGCGGTCGTCCGCAATACGTGGATGGCATTACCAACGACACCGAAAGCGAAGGCGGCGGTGGCGGGTTTGACGGCGGCGAGGAGCTGGATCCGTTATTCGATCAGGCGGTTAATTTCGTCACCGAAAAACGCAAGGCCTCTATCTCCGGCGTGCAGCGTCAGTTCCGTATCGGCTACAACCGCGCGGCGCGCATCATCGAGCAGATGGAAGCGCAGGGGATTGTCAGCGAGCAGGGGCATAATGGTAACCGTGAGGTGCTGGCTCCGCCGCCGTTTGAATGA
- the lrp gene encoding leucine-responsive transcriptional regulator Lrp: MVDSKKRPGKDLDRIDRNILNELQKDGRISNVELSKRVGLSPTPCLERVRRLERQGFIQGYTALLNPHYLDASLLVFVEITLNRGAPDVFEQFNSAVQKLEEIQECHLVSGDFDYLLKTRVPDMSAYRKLLGETLLRLPGVNDTRTYVVMEEVKQSNRLVIKTR; the protein is encoded by the coding sequence ATGGTAGATAGCAAGAAGCGCCCTGGCAAAGATCTCGACCGTATCGATCGTAACATTCTTAATGAATTGCAAAAGGATGGGCGTATTTCCAACGTCGAGCTTTCAAAACGTGTGGGACTTTCCCCGACGCCGTGCCTCGAGCGTGTGCGCCGACTGGAAAGACAGGGTTTTATTCAGGGCTATACGGCTCTGCTGAACCCGCATTATCTGGATGCCTCACTTCTGGTATTTGTTGAGATTACTCTGAATCGTGGCGCACCGGATGTGTTTGAGCAATTTAACTCCGCTGTACAAAAACTTGAAGAGATTCAAGAGTGTCACCTGGTTTCCGGTGATTTCGACTACCTGTTGAAAACCCGTGTGCCTGATATGTCCGCCTACCGTAAGTTGCTGGGTGAAACCCTGCTGCGTCTGCCAGGCGTGAACGACACCCGTACCTACGTGGTGATGGAAGAGGTCAAACAGAGTAATCGTCTGGTTATTAAGACCCGCTAA